A single window of Nicotiana tomentosiformis chromosome 1, ASM39032v3, whole genome shotgun sequence DNA harbors:
- the LOC138907338 gene encoding uncharacterized protein has protein sequence MYLFGWDSGKKSKRKPTGPATVVLNDEETKDEVVALQRRKRSSSAQSGAQQGELQTPPPEEVQGLQGKWIWPTFLPPSPAKVDSDKQKLASERDQLLTERNKLVERFSILEAKVTQIDDLEARLQQYKQDRMDHSQETAQLHENFKEAKAKYVELHDIVTVAAERESAFMEQINNLKAKLHSKTKKANDYEERRAKMEERLKNVMEQNRLHSTTNVELDSKISTMKAENEKLQSQIDKLRAKLQNPEDSLIFKKTYIIYHTKRKTFAEAKKGIININDCIAKA, from the exons ATGTACCTCTTTGGCTGGGACTCGGGGAAAAAATCGAAAAGAAAACCAACAGGACCGGCCACAGTGGTCCTCAATGACGAGGAAACCAAAGATGAAGTGGTTGCCCTTCAGAGAAGAAAAAGATCTTCATCAGCTCAATCGGGTGCTCAGCAGGGAGAGCTTCAAACTCCACCACCAGAGGAAGTTCAGGGACTCCAGGGGAAATGGATTTG GCCAACCTTCTTGCCTCCGAGTCCTGCAAAGGTTGATTCTGACAAGCAAAAGCTTGCTTCAGAGCGAGATCAACTTTTGACTGAAAGGAATAAGCTTGTCGAGCGCTTCTCAATACTGGAAGCAAAAGTCACTCAAATAGATGACCTCGAGGCCCGATTGCAGCAGTACAAACAAGATAGGATGGATCATAGCCAGGAAACTGCCCAGCTACATGAAAACTTCAAGGAAGCAAAGGCTAAGTATGTTGAACTTCATGATATTGTGACTGTTGCGGCTGAGCGAGAGTCTGCCTTCATGGAACAAATTAATAACCTAAAGGCTAAATTACACTCCAAAACCAAGAAAGCCAATGATTACGAGGAGAGGagagcaaaaatggaagaaagacTCAAAAACGTCATGGAGCAAAATCGACTTCACTCAACCACCAACGTTGAGCTCGATTCCAAAATCAGCACAATGAAAGCTGAAAATGAAAAGCTCCAATCCCAGATTGATAAGCTCCGAGCAAAACTCCAAAACCCAGAAGATTCCCTCATCTTCAAGAAAACCTACATCATATATCATACGAAGAGGAAGACTTTTGCGGAGGCAAAAAAAGGCATTATCAACATTAATGACTGTATTGCCAAGGCCTAG
- the LOC138907342 gene encoding uncharacterized mitochondrial protein AtMg00240-like, with product MTEGESIEEMFARFNKIIGDLKVFGYNYNIFGMDNAKEIGTPMSSATTLVKDEEGKSVDESRYHGMIRSLLYLTTSRPDIMFSICRCTRFQAAPKESHLAVVKRIIRYLIGTTSHRLWYPRLNSFNLEGFSDVDLVGDKDDRKNRSGTYQLLGKSLIS from the exons ATGACAGAAGGAGAATCCATTGAGGAAATGTTTGCAAGGTTCAACAAAATCATTGGCGATCTAAAAGTCTTTG GATATAACTATAACATTTTCGGAATGGACAATGCCAAGGAAATTGGGACTCCTATGAGTTCAGCTACAACTCTTGTCAAAGATGAAGAAGGAAAATCAGTTGATGAATCAAGATATCATGGAATGATTAGATCTCTACTCTATTTAACTACAAGTCGTCCTGACATAATGTTTAGTATATGCAGATGTACCAGGTTCCAAGCAGCTCCAAAGGAGTCACATTTAGCAGTCGTAAAGAGAATTATTAGATACCTTATTGGAACTACTTCACATAGATTGTGGTATCCACGACTTAACAGTTTTAATCTCGAAGGTTTTTCAGATGTAGATCTTGTCGGTGATAAAGATGACAGGAAAAATAGAAGTGGAACATATCAATTGCTTGGCAAATCACTTATTTCCTAG
- the LOC138907347 gene encoding uncharacterized protein, with the protein MKIYAKSYDVKVWRDIKKGNYPLPVATQPPAYPKYIDKYTDEQMAVAQVNAKAINLLYNAISGEENEKISSCDTAKEMWDKLEVTYEGTSKVKETRINMFVHDNELFQMKEG; encoded by the coding sequence ATGAAAATATATGCAAAATCTTATGATGTCAAAGTATGGCGCGATATCAAAAAGGGTAACTATCCACTACCAGTAGCAACTCAACCACCCGCTTATCCTAAATATATAGATAAATATACAGACGAGCAAATGGCAGTTGCTCAGGTCAATGCTAAGGCAATAAATTTACTCTATAATGCTATAAGTGGAGAGGAGAATGAAAAAATCTCAAGTTGTGATACAGCCAAAGAAATGTGGGACAAACTAGAAGTCACTTATGAAGGAACCAGCAAAGTGAAAGAAACTCGAATAAACATGTTTGTCCATGATAATGAACTATTCCAGATGAAAGAAGGATAA